A region of the Clostridium estertheticum subsp. estertheticum genome:
ATTTAAATTTTCTATAATTTCATCTGCTTTATTGTCAAAATCCATTTCAATTTCATTTAAAAATTTATAAAATGATATTCCTGTAGTTTTTTCTATATAAGCTGAGGCTGGAGAAAAGTAGGAAGTAATCCTTCCAGCTGCTACCATATGTCCTCTATCAAGAATCTTCATTTCATACCTTGATTTTAATTGTTGAATTAACTCCTTCAAACGTTTCTTTTCATCAAATTTAGTAAGACTAATTATTTCTGCAATAATATCAAATAATCTAGGAATACTCGAGATTAACGCTTTACTTTTTACTACTAACTTAGGATTGTATTTTTCAAAATTTTCATTTTCACCATATACATCTGTAGTAAAATGAATACCACCAGTATGAATATTAACTTCATTAGATAAATCAGAGTAATTGGTATTTTGTGTACTTACTCTTCCTAAAATAGTTGATAATAATGTTACATAAGGTATTAACTCTACATCTACTTTTTTAGCATCAAATAATATATTTATATAAGCAATTTTATTAGTAAAAATATTATGAGATAAGACTTTCACTCCATGCTCATCATTTTCCTTTAAAGGTAAATGTTCTACTTTTTTTTCAATATCTGAAAGTTCAAGTAAAGGAATAGTTTCAAGAACTTCCACGGGGTCTGGTGTCATTTGTCTTTCTTTAAGATCTTTTGTACTCTTCACAATCTCTTCTACTTGTTTTTCTGAAAGACTTGCTTTGTACTTTTCTAGTTTTTCTTCTGTTACCTTAGACTTCTTCTCTGCAAGGCCTTTTTTACCATTCAAAATAACCATAGAACTATGGTTATTTTTAATAAGATACTTTTCTATAAGTTTTTCAAAGTAATTTGTAGTTAGTGCAGCTTTTATTTTACTTAAATAACTTTCATATTCTAAATGCATAGTTGGGTCCTTGTCATAAAGCCAACTATCCATACTAGTTATATAATAAAATAAGCCTTTTGGAAAACCACCTAAATCAGCTTCGCGTAACTTAAATTCAGTAATATTTATACATGCCTCTATTAGTTTTTTGTCTATTCCATCTCTAACTAAATTCTTTAGGGTTGTAAATACAACTTCCTTGAATTTTTCTTTTTCACTTTCATTAGAGTTTTTTACTACTATACTGAACACAGGTTGCAATATACTATTATCAAAACTTCCAAATACATCTTTACCAATCTCTGCATCCACAAGTGCTTTCTTCAAAGGCGCTGCAGCACTTTCTAATAATAAGTATTCTAGAATTTCAAGAGCTAAATGCATTTCTGGCTGACTAATATTATCTCCTGACACAAAATTTAAACTTAAGAATGTTTTTCCTTCCTCTTCATCATCACAAGAAATAGGATAATCCATCTTAACTTCTTCCATTTTACTAAATGGTTTTTGTAGCTTAATAGCTGAATCAATCTGAATTCTATCGAAATTATTTAAATATTTCTCACTTATGAATTGTAATTGTTCTTCAATATTTCCATCGCCATATAAGAATATATAACTATTTGATGGATGATAATATTTTTTATGGAACTCTGTAAATTCCTCCTGTGTTAAATCTGGTATAAATTCTGGATCTCCTCCAGATTCCACACCATAAGAAGTGTCTGGAAATAAGGATTCTTGAATTTTACGCATAAGTGACCCTTCCGGAGATGAGAATGCGCCTTTCATCTCATTATAAACTACACCTTTGTATGTTAGTTTATCTTCCTTGTTTTCTAATTCATAATGCCAACCCTCTTGCATTAATATTTCCGGCTTAGAGTATAAGTTTGGGTAAAAAACAGCATCCAAATATACATCCATAAGATTAACAAAATCTTTTTCATTTTTACTAGCTAAAGGATATATTGTTTTATCTGAAAAAGTCATAGCATTTAAAAATGTATTTAAAGACCCTTTTATTAATTCGACAAAAGGCTCCTTTGTAGGAAACTTTCTAGAGCCACAAAGAACTGAATGTTCTAATATATGTGGAAGACCATTATTATTTTTAGGTGGTGTTCTAAATCCTATAGAAAAAACTTTATTATCATCATCATTTTCTATATGAAGTAATCTTGCTCCACTTTTCACATGCTCAAATATTCTTGTTACTGAATTTAACTCTTCTATGTTTTTTTCCTCAATTAACTTAAAACCATGGTATATATCCCCAATTTTAAACTTCATTTTTCTCCTCCTAATACTTTCTTTGAAAACTTAAACAGCTCGTTAAGTGTTTCATCTTCCGTGAATTTTCAAATCTAAGCACATTACATATCATATGAATGAAAACCATTGAATGAACATGATATGTATGGCATTAGTATGACAAATATGCCGTACTAATGCTATCTAATATTAAAATTACTTTTATTATACTAATTATACACCATTTTATTCCACACTGCTAACAACATAAATTATTTTATATATATCTATCTTTCCTAATTTTTATTTAGTCTATACTATATATCAGCTAAAAAATAATTTAAGCTATAGTATTGGGACTATTATCTTACCAAGCATACTTACAAAGTTAAAATCGTCAAAGCTAAACTCTTTAACTTGCGTCGATTCAGATAAGTATAATACTCCTTTTACATAATCCCCCTTGGTAAGTGGAATTACAATAACCGATTGCCAGTTAGGTGCACCTGTAACAACATCATATTCGATTATCGTATCCCAATCTATCTTCCAAACTCCCTGCTTACTATCGAGTATAGATTTTATTATACCTTTATTATAAGTATCGCTATCTACCCATTCGTTTATAAATATCTCTCTTGAATATTTTTTGGTAATGTGTCCATCCTCTACAAGAAATAAAATACCTTTTTGTGCTTCTGTAATTTCAATAATCCTGCCAAGTAGTCTATATATCTTATCTTCTCTTGTTAAATTTATATTTATTAGTTCAATTAATTCTATCATTGCAAGTACATTGCGGTGATCTTGCAATTCATTACCAGATATTATACCCGCAAGTCTATCTGTTTTTTTCGCCTTTTTAGAGAAATCGCTATTCCAAGTAACATATCGATTTCTCCCCTGCTGCTTCGCCACATATAATGCTTGATCTACCCTCTCAACCAATTCACCTTGCCACTCCCCCTGCATAGGGCACGTTATAACTCCCAAACTTACAGTAACATCCCGTCTATTGTCTAATATTTTTTCTTGTTCTATTTTACTTCTAAGTTTTTCAGCCACAAGCTGTGCTTCATAAATATCTGTATCTGGAAGAATAACAATAAACTCTTCTCCCCCATATCTACCAACAATATCTGTATCTCTTAAATTCCTTAACACAACGTCACAAACCCTCTTTAAAGCATAATCTCCTGTCCTATGTCCAAATTTATCATTTATAATTTTAAAACAATCTAAATCATACATAATAAGAGAAAATTTACTTTCATCAAGACTTGATTTTTCAATTTGTTCATCTAAGGCCTCTTCTAGATATTTTCTAGTAAGTGTTCCCGTTAATTTATCAACTGATGAACTTAGTCTAAGCTTATATTTCTCAATTATTATACCTATTACTTTACTAAGCTCCGTACATTTTTTCATACTAGCATTGTTTAAATTGTTTAGTACTCTTTGAG
Encoded here:
- a CDS encoding insulinase family protein; this translates as MKFKIGDIYHGFKLIEEKNIEELNSVTRIFEHVKSGARLLHIENDDDNKVFSIGFRTPPKNNNGLPHILEHSVLCGSRKFPTKEPFVELIKGSLNTFLNAMTFSDKTIYPLASKNEKDFVNLMDVYLDAVFYPNLYSKPEILMQEGWHYELENKEDKLTYKGVVYNEMKGAFSSPEGSLMRKIQESLFPDTSYGVESGGDPEFIPDLTQEEFTEFHKKYYHPSNSYIFLYGDGNIEEQLQFISEKYLNNFDRIQIDSAIKLQKPFSKMEEVKMDYPISCDDEEEGKTFLSLNFVSGDNISQPEMHLALEILEYLLLESAAAPLKKALVDAEIGKDVFGSFDNSILQPVFSIVVKNSNESEKEKFKEVVFTTLKNLVRDGIDKKLIEACINITEFKLREADLGGFPKGLFYYITSMDSWLYDKDPTMHLEYESYLSKIKAALTTNYFEKLIEKYLIKNNHSSMVILNGKKGLAEKKSKVTEEKLEKYKASLSEKQVEEIVKSTKDLKERQMTPDPVEVLETIPLLELSDIEKKVEHLPLKENDEHGVKVLSHNIFTNKIAYINILFDAKKVDVELIPYVTLLSTILGRVSTQNTNYSDLSNEVNIHTGGIHFTTDVYGENENFEKYNPKLVVKSKALISSIPRLFDIIAEIISLTKFDEKKRLKELIQQLKSRYEMKILDRGHMVAAGRITSYFSPASAYIEKTTGISFYKFLNEIEMDFDNKADEIIENLNEVSKIIFNKNNLIISVTGEKDIYTTFAKELPKVISILGDEKLPDAKYDFVLSKDNEGLLTSSDVQYVAKGYNFIKKGYSYSGKMLVLKTIASLDYLWNRVRVQGGAYGGFANIARSGNIVFVSYRDPNVKETLKAYDGICEYIENFEASDREMTKYIIGTISDLDSPLTPSMKGERATAYYIRGITQEQRQKEREEVLSTNADDIKSFKALLSDIIKEDCFCVLGNETKIKDSKEIFTNLVNVFK